The following are from one region of the Natranaerovirga pectinivora genome:
- a CDS encoding DUF4397 domain-containing protein: MSTNMSTPFGHTPINEDSYIRFANFIPELLDVDIYFNDTLKVRNLRYGEETSYISFSPGDYKITIFSTIDNAQPLVETSIEITTPGLILTIPLHSLDKEELNIIEDNALIIPNEIFVKFVNLSPNSPPLNFIFNLVDIFRNIIYDYSSNYKLIEKAPNYHIIIQNAQTNKILYDLPNIVLEPGNAYTFFAIGIMDGDPPFKLVVSLDGSSYLTD, from the coding sequence TTGAGTACAAATATGTCTACTCCTTTTGGACACACGCCCATTAATGAGGATTCTTATATACGCTTTGCTAATTTTATTCCTGAACTATTGGATGTAGATATATATTTTAATGATACACTTAAAGTAAGGAATCTTAGGTATGGTGAAGAAACCTCTTATATTTCCTTTTCTCCTGGAGACTATAAAATCACTATATTTTCAACCATTGACAATGCCCAACCTCTAGTTGAAACAAGTATTGAGATTACCACACCAGGCTTAATATTAACTATCCCATTACACTCCCTTGACAAAGAAGAACTAAATATTATAGAAGATAATGCACTGATTATTCCCAATGAAATCTTTGTTAAGTTTGTTAACCTTTCCCCTAATTCTCCACCCTTAAACTTTATTTTTAATTTAGTTGACATCTTCAGAAATATAATTTATGACTATAGCAGTAATTACAAATTAATAGAAAAAGCTCCTAATTATCATATTATAATTCAGAATGCCCAAACAAATAAAATATTATATGATTTACCTAATATTGTGCTAGAACCTGGTAATGCATATACTTTTTTTGCCATTGGAATCATGGATGGTGATCCACCTTTTAAATTAGTCGTATCCTTAGACGGAAGTTCTTATCTTACAGATTAA
- a CDS encoding TetR/AcrR family transcriptional regulator — MKKVLHTKERIIFTTVEIINELGIQGLSTREIAKGLNISEGTIFKHFNTKNEILLAVLDHYSQFDEDIIKTTELKNLNPKEAILYFVNAYAEYYENYQEITAITLCIEVFYNIEELSKKIYDIFTTRINFIEKKIHTGVEMNLIKEVEGIDNLAEIIHGTIIYKIIKWRINKFNFSIKEEVNNSIQSVLNNYFKS; from the coding sequence ATGAAAAAAGTATTACATACAAAAGAAAGAATAATTTTTACCACAGTTGAAATCATTAATGAACTAGGGATTCAAGGATTATCAACTCGTGAAATAGCCAAAGGTTTAAATATTTCAGAAGGCACAATATTTAAACACTTTAACACAAAGAATGAAATACTTTTAGCTGTGTTAGACCATTACTCTCAGTTTGATGAAGATATTATTAAAACAACAGAATTGAAGAATCTTAATCCAAAAGAAGCCATTCTATATTTTGTAAATGCTTATGCAGAATACTATGAAAATTACCAAGAAATTACAGCTATAACCTTATGTATAGAAGTGTTTTACAATATAGAAGAACTCTCAAAAAAAATATATGATATTTTTACAACAAGAATAAATTTTATAGAAAAAAAAATCCATACTGGAGTAGAAATGAATCTAATAAAAGAAGTAGAAGGCATTGACAATTTGGCAGAGATTATACATGGGACAATTATTTATAAAATTATAAAATGGCGAATTAATAAATTTAACTTTTCAATTAAAGAAGAAGTTAATAATTCTATTCAGAGTGTATTAAATAATTATTTTAAAAGTTAG
- a CDS encoding DUF4397 domain-containing protein, with protein sequence MWINSLDCLSPPYYVKACVRTKRTLGPYPPTDLIIKPESRDRSYIRVANFSPETPEIDVYIGNRLLAKDLQFGELTIYITVIPGKYKLTLTPPGDRDNPYFSSEITIEERSVISTIAVNLLDPDARLKVIDDDVYVLPNKIFIKFVNTVYDSPPLDFILNLNKLFSNVTYPMVTDFKLIDMAYLYNLIIQRADTNEVIFNIPNIVLEPGKVYTFYGIGLMEGDPPFEVVASLDGSSYFLN encoded by the coding sequence ATGTGGATAAATTCATTAGATTGTCTTAGTCCGCCTTATTATGTAAAAGCATGTGTAAGAACAAAAAGAACTTTAGGACCTTATCCTCCTACAGACTTAATTATTAAGCCTGAATCTAGGGATCGTTCTTATATTAGAGTTGCAAACTTTTCTCCTGAAACACCAGAAATCGATGTGTATATTGGTAATAGACTCTTGGCAAAAGACTTGCAATTTGGAGAACTTACGATATATATTACCGTAATTCCAGGGAAATATAAACTCACTTTAACGCCTCCAGGGGATAGGGATAACCCTTATTTTTCAAGTGAAATAACCATTGAGGAACGATCTGTTATTTCTACCATTGCAGTGAATTTATTAGACCCAGATGCTAGACTTAAAGTGATCGATGATGATGTGTATGTCTTACCTAATAAAATCTTTATCAAATTTGTTAATACTGTTTATGATTCTCCCCCATTGGACTTTATCTTGAACTTAAATAAGTTATTTAGTAATGTTACTTATCCTATGGTAACTGATTTTAAATTGATAGATATGGCTTACCTTTATAATTTGATTATTCAACGTGCTGATACCAATGAAGTAATCTTTAACATCCCTAATATAGTTCTTGAACCTGGGAAAGTTTATACCTTTTATGGCATTGGATTAATGGAAGGGGATCCCCCTTTTGAAGTTGTAGCTTCCTTAGATGGCAGTTCCTATTTTTTAAATTAA
- a CDS encoding response regulator: protein MKILIAEDDLASRKFLFNVLTDYGKCDLVVDGLEAIDAVMIALKEKEPYDLICLDIMMPKVDGLKTLKAIRDLEKHSKMINAKIIMTTALGESEIVQNTFEEGSDAYAAKPINIEKFLNVLSKLELITR from the coding sequence ATGAAAATATTAATAGCAGAGGACGATTTAGCCAGTAGAAAGTTTTTATTTAATGTATTAACTGATTATGGAAAATGTGATTTGGTAGTGGATGGTTTAGAAGCAATAGATGCTGTAATGATTGCACTAAAGGAGAAAGAACCTTATGATTTAATATGCTTGGATATTATGATGCCCAAAGTAGACGGATTAAAAACATTAAAGGCTATAAGAGATTTAGAAAAACATTCGAAAATGATAAACGCTAAGATTATAATGACAACTGCTTTAGGGGAGTCAGAAATCGTTCAAAACACATTTGAAGAAGGTTCTGATGCTTATGCTGCTAAACCTATCAATATAGAAAAGTTTTTAAATGTTCTAAGTAAGCTAGAGTTAATTACAAGATAA
- a CDS encoding DUF4397 domain-containing protein, with translation MWITPRNNRIHSTCPYYIKSLETRRFRSLTYHPPTDLLIKPHTRVSSYIRFANFSPYAPKIDIYLDHRVIAKNVNFAEQTMYITVAPKEYTVSIYRSDEPNEVLYETTIDIPEESVISTISINLINGVDLISVDDDARILPDEVFIKFANVSPGSPPLDFIVNLNDYFTNTHFNYISNYEVLEKAPNYNVIIRRSDTHEVIYNVPNILLKTGNAYTFYAIGILDGEPPFTFVTSLDGSSYFVD, from the coding sequence ATGTGGATTACTCCAAGGAATAATAGAATCCATTCAACTTGCCCTTATTATATAAAATCTTTGGAAACAAGAAGATTTAGATCTTTAACTTATCACCCTCCAACAGATTTATTGATAAAACCCCATACAAGAGTAAGCTCTTATATACGATTTGCTAATTTTTCACCCTATGCCCCTAAAATTGATATTTATCTTGATCACAGAGTCATTGCTAAAAATGTAAATTTTGCTGAACAGACCATGTATATTACAGTAGCGCCAAAAGAGTATACTGTAAGCATATACCGTTCAGATGAACCTAATGAAGTATTATATGAAACAACAATTGATATTCCCGAAGAATCCGTTATTTCTACCATCTCTATCAATTTAATAAATGGGGTAGACCTAATATCCGTAGATGATGACGCTCGTATACTACCTGATGAGGTTTTTATAAAATTTGCTAATGTTTCTCCTGGTTCCCCACCCTTGGATTTTATTGTTAATTTAAATGACTATTTTACAAATACTCATTTTAACTATATCAGCAATTATGAAGTTCTTGAAAAAGCCCCTAATTATAACGTAATCATAAGACGTTCTGATACCCATGAAGTTATTTATAATGTGCCTAATATTTTATTAAAAACGGGTAATGCCTATACTTTTTATGCCATAGGCATACTTGACGGAGAGCCACCATTCACATTTGTAACCTCTTTAGATGGTAGTTCATACTTTGTTGATTAA